One Desulfovulcanus ferrireducens genomic window carries:
- a CDS encoding sulfite exporter TauE/SafE family protein has product MDVSLLLLVSSLSFGLSFIFAMGGIGSALVLVPILHWLGFPLNEAKPTCLFINTLSMTGASISNIKHKRLDFRLGIPIIISSTLLAPAGAYVSTLISTRTVLIIFTLFLIFSGNMMLFFKSSKYKDQFREDRPLLPMIGIGSTAGFLSGLLGVGGGALISPLMIILGFNPKKVAAITAFVVPFSSLTGFIAYWAMGHVNPLLVLLVGLAAYIGGYLGTQFMQKKLKPATVKRFLALVILLLALKMITRLI; this is encoded by the coding sequence CCTTTGGCCTGAGTTTTATTTTTGCCATGGGGGGCATAGGATCTGCCCTGGTTTTGGTCCCTATCCTTCACTGGCTTGGCTTTCCTTTAAATGAAGCCAAGCCCACCTGTCTTTTTATAAATACCCTCAGCATGACCGGTGCGAGCATCTCCAACATCAAGCATAAGAGACTGGATTTTCGTCTGGGCATACCTATTATTATTTCCTCTACCCTGCTTGCGCCTGCCGGCGCCTATGTCTCCACGCTCATATCCACCAGAACAGTGTTGATAATATTTACCCTTTTCCTCATCTTTTCCGGCAATATGATGCTCTTTTTTAAGAGCTCAAAATATAAAGATCAATTCAGGGAAGACCGCCCTCTTTTGCCCATGATTGGCATTGGCTCGACAGCCGGATTTCTCTCCGGCCTGCTCGGAGTCGGCGGCGGAGCTCTCATCTCGCCTCTTATGATCATTCTGGGCTTCAACCCTAAAAAAGTCGCTGCAATCACGGCCTTTGTGGTCCCCTTTTCCTCTTTAACCGGCTTTATTGCTTACTGGGCTATGGGACACGTCAATCCCTTGCTTGTTTTGCTTGTCGGCTTAGCAGCCTATATTGGCGGGTACCTTGGCACCCAATTCATGCAAAAAAAACTAAAACCAGCAACTGTGAAACGATTTCTGGCTCTGGTTATTCTGCTTTTGGCCTTAAAAATGATTACACGGCTAATTTAA